One region of Paenibacillus polymyxa M1 genomic DNA includes:
- a CDS encoding FHA domain-containing protein, whose protein sequence is MKTAQSRWVFIIDVAMFGLMLAIAFYVFNRPGYSGLKTVVAIGIGISVLVYILRNLVSVVPVPRPKADRKRIAKLVLIDEEGESIKEWYIEGETSLLIGKTTSRSEADIDLAGTDYASLVSVEHAVLNRVNSDWFVEDVDSGNGTGLRSANESVTKKLESGEPYRIYSGDLLYIANTRLLVK, encoded by the coding sequence GTGAAAACGGCGCAGAGCAGATGGGTTTTCATCATAGATGTTGCCATGTTCGGGCTGATGCTGGCGATCGCCTTTTATGTGTTTAACCGTCCAGGCTACAGCGGTTTGAAGACTGTGGTCGCAATAGGTATTGGGATTAGCGTGCTTGTATACATACTGCGCAATCTGGTTTCCGTGGTCCCTGTGCCAAGGCCAAAGGCAGATCGTAAACGGATTGCCAAGCTGGTGTTAATTGATGAAGAAGGTGAATCTATTAAAGAATGGTATATCGAAGGCGAAACATCATTGTTAATCGGCAAAACAACGTCACGCTCTGAGGCGGATATTGATTTGGCAGGTACAGATTATGCTTCCTTGGTAAGTGTGGAGCATGCGGTACTCAACCGGGTAAACAGTGACTGGTTTGTGGAGGATGTGGATTCCGGCAATGGGACCGGGCTACGGTCTGCGAACGAAAGTGTAACCAAGAAGCTGGAAAGTGGCGAGCCTTACCGAATTTACTCAGGTGATTTATTATATATTGCCAATACCAGGCTGCTCGTTAAATAG
- a CDS encoding FHA domain-containing protein: MSLTRCPNGHMFSTRKHGNTCPYCNTVVNIAAPKNAEPAAKTNVAGDNDKTMPYLGETVGIHPVTGWLVCIEGAQVGQDYRIMAEKNFIGRAEEMHVRIIGDNTISRKNHAVIVYDPKKRNFYLLPGDSSGLAYHNNEAVYSPVELAAYDVIQLGRSKFIFIPLCGAHFEWDNEN; this comes from the coding sequence ATGAGTTTGACAAGATGCCCGAACGGACACATGTTCAGTACACGAAAGCACGGAAATACGTGTCCTTATTGTAATACAGTAGTAAATATAGCCGCACCCAAGAACGCCGAACCAGCAGCGAAAACAAACGTTGCAGGAGACAATGACAAAACTATGCCGTATTTAGGCGAAACCGTGGGGATTCACCCAGTAACCGGATGGCTGGTATGTATCGAAGGAGCACAGGTGGGTCAGGACTATCGCATTATGGCAGAGAAAAACTTTATCGGGCGCGCAGAGGAAATGCATGTCCGTATTATCGGAGACAACACGATTTCCCGCAAAAATCATGCGGTCATTGTGTATGATCCGAAGAAACGCAACTTTTACTTGCTGCCAGGCGATTCGTCAGGCTTGGCGTATCACAATAACGAGGCGGTATATTCACCAGTGGAGCTGGCTGCTTATGACGTGATTCAGCTCGGGCGCAGCAAATTTATCTTTATTCCGCTGTGCGGCGCTCATTTCGAGTGGGATAACGAAAATTAG
- a CDS encoding J domain-containing protein: MTNYYELLGVGRDASEAEIKQAYRKLAKKYHPDTNQGSEEATRKFKLIHEAYNTLRDEALRQAYDAELIRKATGTSGEQQEKARGAAAPSEGTRRAAKGFNPADIGTDFEQFFGFHPKTKEGSPGKKMKKSGDPTDTSAMFNQFFGIRKK, translated from the coding sequence ATGACCAACTACTATGAGCTGCTCGGTGTCGGCCGGGATGCTTCGGAGGCAGAGATTAAGCAAGCTTACCGTAAACTGGCCAAAAAGTATCATCCTGATACCAACCAGGGAAGCGAGGAAGCAACGCGCAAGTTCAAGCTGATTCACGAGGCTTACAATACCTTGCGTGACGAAGCATTGCGGCAGGCATACGATGCTGAGCTCATCCGAAAAGCAACGGGAACTAGCGGAGAACAGCAAGAAAAAGCAAGAGGGGCAGCAGCACCTTCAGAGGGTACACGTAGGGCAGCCAAAGGATTCAATCCGGCTGACATAGGCACTGATTTTGAGCAATTTTTCGGCTTTCATCCGAAAACGAAGGAAGGCTCACCAGGGAAAAAAATGAAAAAATCCGGTGATCCGACGGATACCTCAGCCATGTTCAACCAATTTTTTGGTATTCGTAAAAAGTGA
- a CDS encoding vWA domain-containing protein has product MFRIRKLGIITFMTFVLFFQTGLSGVICTVNQANAASLGTASIEGYDAVFVLDTSYSMRDTDPEGIAAEVISMFMDLSDADRTRVGFVAYNHHVVASKPLTSIGVAAQKSQIQQEIRMLNRSGYTDLGLGLRKGSELLAAGASQGRQPFMILLSDGETDFGVSSGSRSKGDSNNDVSSVIKSAQTKGYPVYTIGLNHDGTVNRQELERIASQTGGASFITSSAEDLPEILNRIFASQIRSKLVPVAAITTTGEMQELTVTLPDSSMEEANLVLLSEHPLLETQLYSNSENVRRYKSSRYAILKIEHPQAGKVKLKLRGIRGDLVKINLLGSYRLEAEATTGGTQTTATHGDKPMQLLKGQATSFQARLVLPDGQKLTDEAVYTSLQAHIIVTPVKGGTAKKVPMTYKSGAFYTEYAFPQTGDYTWQLSLDSPQWYRKGTVHKVHATNAAPQALKDLTIRLVKEDGDSRRSLSDFIVDPNHDKLNYKLDSGASDDTINAEINGNDLLLSELHTGDTKLKITATDPEGASSSATLTVSVQSRYTAIKWTVAISIVIAALLYWFLRPKPQFAGRIEGYFLATASGQEIPVKSWPLTSFPGHKVSLQELFRTLDVHEPLPEAERILFSAGKKGTLIVKHDTRCALQHGKIRLIRNKKAVMEYGDKLYITFEDGVTEIELRYKAIKPNTSVYTDHIQAPTG; this is encoded by the coding sequence ATGTTCAGAATAAGGAAACTAGGAATTATCACTTTCATGACTTTTGTACTATTTTTTCAAACGGGCTTAAGCGGGGTCATTTGCACTGTAAATCAGGCTAATGCAGCATCTTTGGGGACTGCTTCGATCGAGGGTTACGATGCTGTTTTTGTACTGGATACCAGCTATTCCATGAGAGACACGGATCCCGAGGGTATTGCCGCCGAAGTCATCAGTATGTTTATGGACTTGAGTGATGCAGACCGTACACGTGTGGGTTTCGTCGCCTACAACCATCACGTTGTCGCCTCAAAACCACTGACTTCGATTGGCGTGGCAGCGCAAAAATCGCAAATCCAGCAGGAAATCAGAATGTTGAACCGTTCTGGCTATACAGATTTGGGACTGGGACTGCGTAAAGGCTCAGAACTGCTAGCCGCAGGAGCATCCCAAGGGCGTCAGCCTTTTATGATTTTATTGTCAGATGGAGAGACTGATTTTGGTGTCTCTTCTGGTTCTCGGTCCAAGGGTGACTCGAATAACGATGTATCCTCTGTCATCAAATCTGCACAGACCAAGGGATACCCGGTGTATACGATTGGTCTGAATCATGATGGCACGGTAAACCGGCAAGAACTCGAACGGATCGCTTCTCAAACGGGAGGAGCTTCTTTTATTACCAGTAGTGCTGAGGATCTGCCCGAAATTCTGAACCGTATTTTTGCCAGTCAAATTCGCTCCAAGCTCGTTCCAGTTGCTGCAATTACGACCACTGGCGAGATGCAAGAATTAACGGTGACTCTACCGGACTCTAGTATGGAGGAAGCCAATCTGGTGCTTTTGTCGGAGCATCCCCTGCTGGAAACCCAGCTATACTCCAATTCAGAAAATGTCCGCAGGTACAAGTCGAGCCGATATGCAATTTTGAAAATTGAGCATCCACAAGCAGGTAAAGTGAAGTTAAAATTACGGGGCATACGCGGAGATTTGGTTAAAATCAATTTACTTGGCAGCTACCGACTGGAAGCTGAAGCTACTACAGGGGGAACGCAAACAACAGCAACTCATGGCGACAAGCCTATGCAATTGCTGAAGGGTCAAGCGACATCGTTTCAAGCTCGGCTCGTGTTACCGGATGGCCAAAAGCTTACAGATGAAGCTGTATACACATCTCTCCAAGCCCATATTATAGTTACCCCTGTAAAGGGCGGTACAGCTAAAAAGGTGCCTATGACCTATAAGTCAGGAGCCTTTTATACCGAATATGCGTTCCCCCAAACGGGTGATTATACATGGCAGCTATCTCTGGATAGTCCGCAGTGGTACCGTAAGGGAACTGTACATAAGGTTCACGCCACCAATGCAGCACCACAAGCTTTAAAAGACCTGACGATTCGCCTGGTTAAAGAAGACGGTGATTCCCGTCGAAGTTTATCAGACTTTATTGTTGATCCCAATCATGACAAGCTGAACTATAAGCTGGATTCAGGAGCTTCTGACGATACGATTAATGCCGAGATTAACGGTAATGATCTGCTGCTATCCGAGCTTCACACAGGTGACACGAAGCTAAAGATTACCGCTACCGACCCAGAAGGTGCATCCAGCAGCGCTACACTGACCGTTTCAGTCCAATCCCGGTATACAGCCATTAAATGGACGGTAGCCATCAGTATTGTGATAGCTGCTCTTCTGTATTGGTTCTTGCGACCGAAGCCTCAGTTTGCTGGAAGAATCGAAGGATATTTTCTCGCTACAGCGAGTGGGCAGGAGATTCCGGTAAAATCTTGGCCGCTTACCTCCTTTCCGGGTCATAAGGTCAGCTTGCAGGAGTTATTCCGTACGCTTGACGTTCACGAACCATTACCAGAAGCGGAACGAATCCTATTTTCCGCAGGTAAAAAAGGGACTCTGATCGTGAAACATGATACACGCTGCGCCCTGCAGCATGGAAAAATCAGATTGATCCGCAACAAAAAAGCGGTCATGGAGTATGGTGACAAACTGTATATCACATTTGAGGATGGTGTCACTGAAATTGAGCTGCGCTACAAAGCGATTAAGCCGAATACTTCAGTCTACACCGACCATATCCAAGCTCCGACAGGATAA
- a CDS encoding PP2C family protein-serine/threonine phosphatase, whose protein sequence is MQPYFVVCGAAVLFAVLLIIRIRLTRSSGSRTVSGIEIGNGQTIGSRSEQDDYFSSMTTPVGTLAVVADGISGLANGRMSSTLAVTTFTKAFAKLEDTTNLNGYFAEAATQSNRGILQNLNGQGGGTTLAAVIVCGYQLYYGAVGDSLITIYRNGHFQTVNSKHTAETLLEERVLAGQMTSEEAKTSPVRNQLVNYLGYEGFESMELGNAPIRLYSGDYVLLCSDGIQEALTEIEQEEIMRKGGTPQEMADAMIDTINDKGFKSQDNATVLILAIG, encoded by the coding sequence ATGCAGCCTTATTTTGTTGTATGTGGAGCTGCGGTGCTATTCGCTGTTCTTCTCATCATCCGTATACGACTGACGCGAAGTTCCGGCAGCCGTACCGTGAGTGGAATTGAGATTGGAAATGGTCAAACGATCGGGAGCCGGAGTGAGCAGGATGATTATTTCTCCAGTATGACCACCCCTGTCGGTACGCTGGCGGTTGTTGCGGACGGGATCAGTGGGCTGGCCAATGGGCGTATGTCCAGTACCTTAGCTGTGACGACTTTTACGAAGGCATTTGCCAAGTTAGAAGATACAACGAATTTGAACGGATATTTTGCAGAGGCCGCAACCCAAAGCAATCGCGGCATTTTGCAAAATTTGAATGGGCAGGGCGGGGGAACGACGCTCGCGGCGGTCATTGTGTGCGGCTATCAGCTGTATTACGGAGCGGTGGGCGACAGCTTGATTACAATTTACCGCAATGGTCACTTTCAGACAGTCAATTCCAAGCATACAGCGGAAACACTGCTGGAGGAACGAGTGCTTGCTGGACAAATGACCTCGGAGGAAGCTAAAACGAGTCCTGTACGCAATCAACTGGTCAACTACCTGGGCTATGAAGGCTTTGAGAGCATGGAACTGGGGAATGCACCGATTCGTCTGTATTCGGGTGATTATGTGCTGCTGTGCAGTGATGGCATTCAGGAGGCGCTGACGGAGATTGAGCAGGAAGAGATCATGCGCAAGGGCGGAACTCCGCAGGAAATGGCGGATGCCATGATCGACACCATCAACGATAAAGGGTTTAAAAGTCAGGATAATGCGACAGTGCTTATTTTGGCGATAGGATGA
- a CDS encoding serine/threonine protein kinase codes for MIVDTSGNLLARNTKLRNTYQIRSALSRSELAIVYTARLLDNREKVIVKEFFPNALALRGTDRKTVTCSATMQYKYVEFMHYFLREGQMLKELSHPGIVGYIDHFEENGTAYLVMEYCAGKTLDRMMQEEAVPTSDPAFLYQTLLPLIDALEYIHNKGIIHRDIKPGNIMIGEHGNIKLIDFGSAVHFEGKEHPIFTTAGYSPLEFYSNRSRQGPVSDIYSLAATLYYCQKGSPPPDVPGRLFADRTERIRIENAGISLLPYVIRRGLEVQATKRCRSLRWFKAALRAEYWIKKGKRPTLTVR; via the coding sequence ATGATCGTGGATACAAGCGGGAATCTGCTTGCCCGCAATACGAAGCTGCGAAATACATATCAAATTCGAAGCGCCTTGTCCCGCAGTGAGCTGGCCATCGTGTATACGGCAAGGCTGTTGGATAACCGAGAAAAGGTCATTGTGAAGGAATTTTTTCCGAATGCACTGGCTTTACGGGGGACAGATCGAAAAACGGTCACTTGTAGCGCTACGATGCAATACAAATACGTGGAATTTATGCATTATTTTTTGCGTGAAGGGCAAATGTTAAAGGAGTTAAGTCATCCGGGAATTGTCGGTTATATAGATCATTTTGAGGAAAATGGAACTGCTTATCTGGTCATGGAATACTGTGCAGGCAAAACGCTGGATCGAATGATGCAAGAAGAGGCTGTGCCAACGTCTGATCCTGCTTTTCTGTACCAAACGTTGCTGCCTTTAATTGATGCCTTGGAGTATATTCACAACAAAGGAATTATTCATCGGGACATTAAGCCAGGCAATATTATGATTGGGGAACATGGCAACATCAAGCTGATTGATTTTGGCTCTGCTGTGCATTTTGAAGGCAAGGAGCATCCGATCTTCACCACGGCAGGCTATTCTCCACTGGAATTTTACTCTAATCGTTCGCGGCAGGGGCCTGTGTCGGATATTTATAGCTTGGCCGCCACGCTGTATTATTGCCAAAAAGGATCACCTCCACCGGATGTGCCAGGCAGATTATTTGCAGATCGGACCGAACGGATTCGGATCGAAAATGCAGGGATTTCACTACTGCCATATGTTATTAGGCGCGGTCTGGAAGTACAGGCTACCAAGCGTTGCCGCTCACTTCGATGGTTTAAAGCCGCCCTACGTGCGGAATATTGGATAAAAAAAGGGAAGCGCCCTACTCTTACGGTTCGTTAA
- a CDS encoding OFA family MFS transporter, protein MKSNSGNRLLVVLGTIIVQMGLGTIYTWSLFNQPLVDRFGWNLSSVAITFSITSFALAFATLFAGKLQDKWGLRRLILCAGVVLGAGLMLSSQVTSLSLLYILAGIIVGFADGTAYITSLSNLIKWFPEKKGLISGISVGAYGTGSLIFKYINGSLIQSVGVSQAFLYWGMIVLIMIVGGSFLVKEAVVMNKPSVQNGAVQRDYTVKEMLRTKQAYLLFVMFFTACMSGLYLIGVVKDIGVRMADLDVATAANAVAMVAIFNTAGRIILGALSDKVGRLKVVAGALLTTAIAVTVLSVIPLNFGLFFACVAGIAFCFGGNITVFPAIVADFFGLKNQSKNYGIVYQGFGLGALAGSFIAALLGGFIPTFTTIAVLCVVSFLIALTIRTPEQGKGKLRSERKKNANGVRSMKPGTKLG, encoded by the coding sequence ATGAAATCAAACAGCGGAAATCGCCTGCTGGTCGTACTTGGAACGATTATTGTCCAGATGGGCTTAGGTACCATTTACACATGGAGTTTATTTAATCAACCATTGGTGGACCGCTTTGGCTGGAACCTCAGTTCGGTCGCTATTACATTTTCAATTACCAGTTTTGCACTGGCGTTTGCTACGTTATTTGCAGGCAAGCTACAGGATAAATGGGGACTACGTCGTCTGATTTTGTGTGCAGGTGTCGTGTTAGGGGCAGGGCTCATGCTCAGTTCACAGGTAACTTCGTTATCCTTACTGTACATTTTGGCGGGTATTATCGTAGGTTTTGCGGATGGAACGGCATATATTACATCACTGTCGAATCTGATTAAATGGTTTCCTGAGAAAAAAGGACTTATTTCCGGTATTTCAGTTGGGGCCTACGGAACAGGCAGTCTGATATTCAAGTATATCAACGGTTCGCTGATTCAGTCTGTTGGCGTATCACAGGCATTTCTGTATTGGGGAATGATCGTGCTGATCATGATCGTCGGTGGTTCTTTCTTGGTGAAAGAAGCAGTAGTCATGAATAAGCCTTCGGTACAAAATGGGGCTGTACAGCGGGACTACACCGTTAAAGAAATGCTGCGCACCAAGCAGGCATACCTACTGTTCGTCATGTTCTTTACCGCTTGTATGAGTGGTCTCTACTTGATCGGAGTGGTCAAAGATATCGGCGTACGGATGGCTGATTTGGATGTAGCAACAGCGGCTAATGCGGTCGCTATGGTCGCTATTTTTAACACGGCGGGTCGGATTATATTAGGTGCGCTATCCGATAAGGTGGGTCGTCTGAAAGTGGTAGCAGGTGCACTTTTAACAACAGCAATTGCAGTTACAGTACTGAGTGTGATACCCCTGAATTTTGGTTTGTTCTTTGCCTGTGTAGCAGGGATTGCTTTTTGCTTCGGCGGCAATATTACAGTCTTTCCTGCCATCGTAGCTGATTTCTTTGGTCTGAAGAACCAAAGCAAAAACTATGGTATTGTGTATCAGGGCTTTGGCCTTGGTGCGCTGGCGGGGTCATTTATCGCTGCCTTGCTCGGCGGATTCATCCCAACATTTACCACAATTGCTGTGCTATGCGTCGTATCGTTCCTGATTGCCCTCACCATTCGCACCCCAGAACAAGGTAAAGGCAAACTGCGCAGTGAACGGAAGAAAAATGCCAACGGTGTACGCAGCATGAAGCCAGGTACAAAATTAGGTTAA
- a CDS encoding LytR/AlgR family response regulator transcription factor produces MKAIIVEDELPAREELEYLIQTHSSIEVTDSFEDGLDVFRFLQDQETDAIFLDINIPSLDGMLLAQNISKFAKKPYIIFTTAYKEHAAQAFELEAFDYILKPYDEKRIASMLHKLENAYEQRNAQIQEPVQAGQPRAAETSTVAAPGRINLLKNDKIIVTDANDIYYACAQEKVTRVFTRHEEYTMPMSISEFHARLPQQDFFRCHRSYTVNLSQIREIVPWFNHTYLLRLRGLEAEIPVSRSKAKEFRQIMRL; encoded by the coding sequence ATGAAGGCCATAATCGTAGAAGACGAACTTCCAGCGCGTGAAGAGCTGGAGTATCTTATTCAGACTCATAGCAGCATTGAGGTGACCGATAGTTTTGAGGATGGGCTGGATGTATTCCGGTTTCTGCAAGATCAGGAAACGGATGCGATCTTTCTGGACATTAACATTCCTTCATTGGACGGGATGCTGTTGGCACAGAACATTAGCAAATTTGCTAAAAAGCCCTATATTATTTTTACGACCGCCTATAAAGAACATGCGGCGCAGGCTTTTGAACTGGAGGCGTTCGACTACATTCTCAAGCCATATGATGAAAAACGGATCGCATCCATGCTACATAAGCTCGAAAATGCTTATGAGCAGCGAAACGCTCAAATACAGGAGCCTGTTCAGGCTGGGCAACCCCGAGCTGCTGAAACCAGCACCGTTGCTGCTCCAGGACGTATTAATCTGCTGAAAAATGACAAAATTATCGTAACGGATGCGAACGATATTTACTATGCGTGTGCGCAGGAAAAGGTAACTCGTGTCTTTACAAGGCACGAAGAATATACGATGCCGATGAGCATTTCGGAATTTCATGCCCGGCTGCCGCAGCAGGACTTTTTCCGTTGTCACCGATCGTACACGGTGAATCTGTCGCAGATCCGTGAGATTGTACCTTGGTTCAATCATACGTATCTCCTGCGCTTGCGTGGACTAGAAGCAGAAATTCCGGTGAGTCGCAGTAAGGCCAAGGAATTCCGGCAAATTATGCGACTTTAA
- a CDS encoding PP2C family protein-serine/threonine phosphatase, with the protein MRKDNSDFSTAFVSEAGSYIDNRDYFAFMETDDMACYVLADGLDSDQELRSAEMVVKTVLENFMEKPSMSKRRLMRDLREAQEWLQFESRRVRLKASLLMVVTNYNKMVYVSCGNVRLYHFRNGRLNFRSKDHSLAQSLADDGRIPDEATSTHEERGNLLEYLGNPNGVHAHFAKKTQLADGDVMLLATSGMWEDVELAEMLGALEEAKDPGMLTDTLEEVLLSKQRRTVNNYTAAAIYVNKVFQEKPKNRRKLIKRILIALLAFVIVGGGAWITLARMAANKAAALETMIESAQAADDYARAGDYAKALKSYSEAKNAAVKINDKIHKRLYTAEQKVSQLMVDGDGYVEKADFTKAEASYDKARKSAGLYPPFNVKDIEKKIDQLDSYAETASWMKDGDLKFQGGDYTNALKLYKKANKAAMESGYTSAQKELEKKITETNDKLTSIQQQLKEIQAGKLQAKGDRLMKDLDYEGAIDAYSGAQEIYQEIDKLESVLALERSIAKAEEKQSAEQQQNGQLPAGLGLSDGAMNDTDTGDAASEASSSAKATSATALQTKVAPTASTGTTSAKKEASPAAKSSGTGDGNAASIKADTSKEQGTADSASKAAGASNSESLDQAAANGK; encoded by the coding sequence ATGCGCAAGGACAACAGCGATTTTAGTACCGCCTTTGTGTCGGAAGCGGGCTCTTACATAGACAACCGGGACTATTTTGCATTCATGGAGACGGACGACATGGCCTGTTATGTCCTCGCAGATGGTCTGGATTCAGATCAGGAGCTGCGCAGCGCAGAAATGGTTGTCAAAACGGTGCTGGAAAACTTCATGGAGAAACCTTCCATGTCCAAGCGGCGCTTGATGAGAGATCTGCGTGAAGCGCAGGAATGGCTGCAATTTGAAAGCCGTCGTGTCCGGCTCAAGGCCAGTCTACTGATGGTAGTGACCAACTATAACAAAATGGTGTACGTTTCGTGCGGTAATGTGCGGCTGTATCATTTTCGCAATGGAAGGCTTAATTTTCGCAGTAAGGATCACAGCCTGGCTCAGTCATTGGCGGATGATGGACGTATTCCAGACGAAGCGACCAGTACACACGAGGAACGGGGCAATCTGCTGGAATACCTCGGGAATCCGAATGGGGTTCATGCCCATTTCGCCAAAAAGACACAGCTTGCAGATGGAGATGTAATGCTGCTCGCTACATCTGGGATGTGGGAGGATGTTGAACTGGCGGAAATGCTGGGTGCGCTGGAGGAAGCGAAGGACCCGGGTATGCTGACGGATACGTTGGAAGAGGTTCTGCTGAGCAAACAGCGCCGGACGGTGAATAATTACACGGCTGCCGCCATTTATGTAAACAAAGTTTTTCAGGAAAAACCTAAAAACCGTCGTAAGCTGATCAAACGGATCTTGATTGCGTTGCTCGCCTTTGTAATCGTGGGCGGGGGAGCGTGGATTACGCTGGCGCGTATGGCTGCGAACAAAGCGGCTGCGCTGGAAACGATGATCGAATCGGCTCAGGCCGCGGATGATTATGCAAGAGCTGGCGATTATGCAAAAGCGCTCAAATCCTACAGTGAAGCGAAAAACGCGGCAGTTAAGATTAACGATAAAATTCACAAGCGATTGTATACAGCTGAACAGAAAGTATCTCAATTGATGGTTGACGGGGACGGCTATGTGGAAAAGGCCGATTTTACCAAAGCTGAAGCCAGCTACGATAAAGCACGGAAAAGCGCCGGACTATATCCGCCATTTAATGTGAAGGATATTGAAAAAAAAATCGACCAACTGGACAGCTATGCTGAGACGGCGAGCTGGATGAAGGACGGAGATTTAAAATTCCAGGGTGGCGATTACACAAATGCACTCAAGCTGTACAAAAAGGCAAATAAGGCTGCGATGGAATCCGGCTATACGTCCGCGCAAAAAGAGTTGGAGAAGAAAATTACTGAGACCAATGATAAATTGACATCCATCCAGCAGCAGCTCAAGGAGATTCAAGCTGGCAAACTTCAGGCCAAAGGGGATCGGCTGATGAAAGATCTCGATTATGAAGGAGCCATTGATGCTTATAGCGGGGCACAAGAGATTTATCAGGAGATCGATAAGCTCGAAAGTGTTCTGGCGCTGGAGCGGAGCATAGCCAAGGCGGAGGAAAAGCAGAGCGCGGAGCAGCAGCAAAATGGTCAGCTTCCTGCTGGATTGGGATTGTCTGACGGAGCGATGAATGACACAGATACCGGGGACGCAGCGAGTGAAGCTTCATCTTCTGCTAAGGCAACCTCTGCCACAGCATTGCAAACGAAGGTTGCGCCGACGGCTTCAACGGGCACTACGTCCGCGAAGAAGGAAGCCTCTCCGGCTGCAAAGAGCAGTGGTACGGGGGATGGCAATGCCGCTTCGATCAAGGCGGACACCAGCAAAGAGCAAGGAACTGCTGATTCTGCTTCTAAAGCAGCCGGGGCGTCTAATTCAGAGAGCTTAGATCAGGCTGCTGCGAACGGGAAATAA